The genomic interval GAGGAACTCGCGGCGGTGCGCGTTCTGCTTGTGGCAGTGTGTCAAATGAGAGACTACTGATTAGTCGCTCCTATAGGATGGCGAGTTTTGCATGGCGCTTTAGCCACTCTACTTCTTTCCGGTCGGGAGTTCGAGTGTTCACGGGTGCCATCATGGGCCACGTTGATTAGTACGGTTACCGGCTAGTCGCTTGATGCCGGGTCAACGACGCAGGACAGACGCTGGCATTGATCTGCGGGGGCGGGGATCTTTGtccaggaaaagaaaccaaagtCCGAGTTCTTCCCCAGACCGAGGACTACGAGTGGGTCTGGGGTCACACGTCCCAGCTCAAGATTCTCCCCTCAAACTGTCCTGGGCCGGACCAGCCCCACAGTCTACTGCAATATAATCGCCGGGCATCTTAAAATTTAAACCGCACTAGGAAAGCCGCGGCGAGTGGTGGCCCCGGCCGCTATAAGTTTACACGCGACGGTCGGAGATAATCCGGGGTATAGCATTGCGGAATCAGCTGGCCTCCCATGGACGATGAATGCCTTCTGAACGCCTTCGCAAAGATACTTCGCGAGCTTCAGCTTGCAAGCCCGCCTTGAAACTATGTGCTTCAAAGCCTCCTGAAACCGCAACATAATAATATGCCTGCATGCACCCACTCTTAACATCCATCCCGCCCCTCTTATCATCAATATTGCGAGAACTGCAGAAGCCCATTCTCTAGTAATCAGTACACTTTGGAAAGTGTTCGCATTTTGCAATATGTTTACTCTCAGGACTAAATTTGAGAGCCGTCTGCAGGGCAAGCTCCTGGTGAACCTCATCACTGTGGTCTGCTCCATTggcttctctctctttggCTACGACCAGGGCGTGATGGCCAACCTGATAGGTGCCAACAACCAATTTGGCAAGACCTTCAACCACCCAGACGCCGGCCTGCAGGGCACAATCGTGGCCATATACGAGCTGACGGCGTTTATCGGCAGCATCGCCGTCATCTTCGTGGGCGACTGGCTCGGCCGGCGAAGGACTCTCAACTGGGGCATCTACATGCAGCTCCTCGGCGTCATCATCCAATGCTCATCCTACTCCGTGGCCCAGCTCATCGTCGGGCGCTGCATCACAGGCATTGGAATCGGTATGCTTACGGCGGGCGTGCCGGTCTACCAGGCCGAGTGCTGTCCGGCCCATGATCGCGGACGGAATGCCTGCATCTTCAACTGGATCTGCATCTGCGGCGTCACTTCGTCCTATTGGATCGGTTACGGGTCGTCCTTTCTCTCGAACGAGGCGCAGTGGCGTTTTCCGGTTGCGTTCCAGGCCACCTTCAGCGCTGCAATCCTCTTCTTGATTCACATCTTGCCAGAGAGCCCCCGGTGGCTGGTTCATCACGGGTTCAATGATGAGGCGAGGCGTGTCATCGCGCGACTCGTCGGCAAGAACGTGGAACTCAATGATTCCAGGGTACAGAATCTGTGCGAGGAGATCCAAGTCGCCGTGGCCACGGAAAAGGAGGGCGGCAACATGAGCATCAGAGGGATGTTCTCGGGCGGAAACCTTCAGAACGGCCGGCGGATGCTACTCTGTTTGGCGGCGGGGCTCGGCTGCCAGATGAGCGGTATCAACCTGATTACGCAGTACGcgcccatcatcttccagaacTCGATCGGTATGAGCCGCTCTGTATCTCAGCTCGTCGCCGGCTTCAACTCGCTGGAATACATGCTGGCAACGATCCCGCCCATCTTCTACATCGAGAAGGTTGGACGACGGAAGGTGCTCTTGTGGGGAGCATTCGGGCAGTCTATGACCATGATGGTGCTTGCTATCACTGTACACAACGGCAGCTATGCGGCCGGTatcgtcggcgccgccatgCTCTTCCTTTTCAACACCATCTTTGCCCAAGGCTGGCTGACCTGCCCGTGGCTTTACGCCTCGGAGATCTGCACGCTCCAGCTGCGAGCGCGCGGCGCAGCGATGGCGTCGGCCGGCTTCTGGATCATCAACTTCGCCGTGGTGGAGTTCACGCCATCGGCCATCGACAATATTGGATGGCAGACGtacatcatcttcaccgtcTTCAACGCCGTGTTCATCCCGCTCgtctatttcttcttcccagaGACGACGgacctgcagctcgaggacgTCGACTATCTCTTCGAGCTCAAGGGTTTGACTGCCGGGGCCCGCGGCCAGGCTAGGGAGCGTATCCAGATGCGGcacgacgaagagaatgCGCGGCGAAGGGGAGAGATCGATATCGGGACAGAGAAGGGCGTGGTTGAGCATCATGAGAACGCTACGGACGGAAGCGATTCCATCTCGAATGATTCGCAGGTCGAAAGTTAGGCCATTGTTGAGGAGAAATGGACGGGTTGTCTCGGTGTAGGTTAAGCAGAGTCTACGCAAGGATCTGGGACAGCAGGAAAGCGCCTTCTGTCGAGCCGGTGTCTGGATGAAATGTACTACGTCGTGGGGCCCATCAACCATGGGATATCTGTGGCTTCGCGTTCCCTCTTTGCGGGCTTGATATATAGTTTGATAATCGATCGAAAGGTGTGCATCTGCACGAATAGTCTAAGGAGTAGCCAAATGCCTCGTCAGATAATTAACGATGTGCATAAATGGCTTAACGAGATTTTTACGGTCCCTATCTACTATCTTGCAGCCCAAAGAATGGGATTGGCAGAAtcaaagggaaagaagaccagaCCGTGTGGAGCTTGACTCTGGTTTGGCCCTGTGAAAGACATATGGGGTATAGAATAGGTGGGAGCTTCGGCGTCCTTGAAACTCTACACTATCTTTGTCGTTTTTTAgttcttttgctttttcaaCGAATGACATTATGTAGCTGTTGCAAATTTTGGTGATAACCTACAGCCATCTAGGCTCGTAATTAGCTTGCTTCCAGACCCTGACCGACTCGAGATTGCAGAAAGTCATCTAGAAAGAAGTAAAGTCATCTAGTTGACCATACATCTGTTCATCCACCTATCGCAGGCTGAGCAGCTGTCGAAAGGTAGGGCTGCCCGGATCACGTGCGCAGCGGCAAAGCCATAAAGCCCGTTGCCATTGCAATTGCCCGCCCCCACGAGCTCTCCTCAACTGCAATTTGCTGCAGAGAGTCGGCCAGATCACCGGCAGTGCCATCGCGGCCCATGACTCATGGCTATGCGCAGGATGGTGTTTTGGCTCGAAGCTTGGTAGTGACTTGTGCCCGTCGTCATGGGCGCGGGGGATGCGGTCCAAGCGTGGGCGATCCGTGGCCCCTCAAAACTCGAACTGGTAATCCGGCACGACCGCAGGCGGCCGTCTCGCCGCGAATAACCTTTTTCGGCTAGGATC from Penicillium psychrofluorescens genome assembly, chromosome: 5 carries:
- a CDS encoding uncharacterized protein (ID:PFLUO_008163-T1.cds;~source:funannotate), giving the protein MFTLRTKFESRLQGKLLVNLITVVCSIGFSLFGYDQGVMANLIGANNQFGKTFNHPDAGLQGTIVAIYELTAFIGSIAVIFVGDWLGRRRTLNWGIYMQLLGVIIQCSSYSVAQLIVGRCITGIGIGMLTAGVPVYQAECCPAHDRGRNACIFNWICICGVTSSYWIGYGSSFLSNEAQWRFPVAFQATFSAAILFLIHILPESPRWLVHHGFNDEARRVIARLVGKNVELNDSRVQNLCEEIQVAVATEKEGGNMSIRGMFSGGNLQNGRRMLLCLAAGLGCQMSGINLITQYAPIIFQNSIGMSRSVSQLVAGFNSLEYMLATIPPIFYIEKVGRRKVLLWGAFGQSMTMMVLAITVHNGSYAAGIVGAAMLFLFNTIFAQGWLTCPWLYASEICTLQLRARGAAMASAGFWIINFAVVEFTPSAIDNIGWQTYIIFTVFNAVFIPLVYFFFPETTDLQLEDVDYLFELKGLTAGARGQARERIQMRHDEENARRRGEIDIGTEKGVVEHHENATDGSDSISNDSQVES